In Capsicum annuum cultivar UCD-10X-F1 chromosome 7, UCD10Xv1.1, whole genome shotgun sequence, one genomic interval encodes:
- the LOC107878470 gene encoding ubiquinone biosynthesis O-methyltransferase, mitochondrial isoform X1, translated as MNFVPMTQFRPNFMNAATHNFHVTQHKFSVSDSLHVFTIFSSGMASKLLHNRLRSLCRVSQLSNIRYSNSIFSTSQNHAQCRFYSEASQQTPLNPPPPPSPNNTSNTTSSTSSLNEFELAKFSSIAETWWDAEGPFKPLHLMNPTRLAFIRFTLCRHFRKDPNCTRPFEGLKFIDVGCGGGILSEPLARMGATVTGVDAVDKNIKIARLHADLDPQTSSIEYRCTTAESLVEEQRQFDAVIALEVIEHVADPAEFCKSLSALTIPGGATVISTINRSMRAYATAIVAAEYILHWLPRGTHQWSSFLTPEELVLILQQASITVQELAGFVYNPLTGRWSLSDDISVNFIAFGTKPGNRDETLD; from the exons atgaaTTTTGTGCCCATGACCCAATTCAGGCCCAATTTCATGAACGCCGCAACACATAACTTTCATGTAACGCAACACAAATTTAGCGTCTCCGATAGCTTACACGTTTTCACCATTTTCTCTTCAGGCATGGCTTCGAAGCTCCTTCATAACCGACTAAGATCCCTCTGTAGAGTCTCACAACTCAGCAATATTCGTTACTCCAATTCCATTTTCTCCACTTCACAAAATCATGCACAATGTCGATTTTATTCGGAAGCTTCTCAACAAACTCCGTTAAATCCTCCACCACCTCCCTCACCTAATAATACCTCCAATACAACTTCTTCAACTAGTTCTCTCAATGAATTTGAACTTGCTAAATTCTCCTCCATTGCCGAAACCtg GTGGGATGCTGAAGGACCCTTTAAGCCATTACATCTGATGAACCCTACAAGACTTGCTTTCATTAGGTTCACTCTTTGTCGGCATTTCAG AAAGGATCCAAATTGCACGAGACCTTTTGAAGGACTAAAGTTTATTGATGTTGGTTGTGGAGGCGGAATTTTATCTGAG CCTTTGGCTCGAATGGGAGCTACGGTCACTGGAGTTGATGCTGTAGACAAAAATATTAAGATTGCTCGGCTTCATGCG GATTTGGATCCGCAGACTTCTTCAATTGAATATCGGTGCACAACAGCTG AAAGCCTGGTTGAAGAACAGAGACAATTTGATGCTGTGATTGCGCTTGAG GTGATTGAGCATGTAGCAGATCCTGCTGAATTCTGCAAATCACTATCAGCATTGACCATTCCTGGTGGTGCTACAGTTATATCAACAATAAACCGTTCAATGAGAGCATATGCAACAGCAATTGTTGCAGCAGAGTATATCCTAcattgg CTTCCCAGAGGGACACATCAATGGTCAAGCTTTCTAACCCCAGAAGAACTAGTTCTCATTCTTCAGCAAGCTTCTATAACT GTGCAAGAGCTGGCTGGATTTGTGTACAACCCTTTGACGGGTCGCTGGTCCTTGTCTGATGATATCAGTGTTAATTTCATTGCTTTCGGAACAAAACCCGGCAATAGGGATGAGACTCTAGATTAA
- the LOC107878470 gene encoding ubiquinone biosynthesis O-methyltransferase, mitochondrial isoform X2 gives MNFVPMTQFRPNFMNAATHNFHVTQHKFSVSDSLHVFTIFSSGMASKLLHNRLRSLCRVSQLSNIRYSNSIFSTSQNHAQCRFYSEASQQTPLNPPPPPSPNNTSNTTSSTSSLNEFELAKFSSIAETWWDAEGPFKPLHLMNPTRLAFIRFTLCRHFRKDPNCTRPFEGLKFIDVGCGGGILSEPLARMGATVTGVDAVDKNIKIARLHADLDPQTSSIEYRCTTAESLVEEQRQFDAVIALEVIEHVADPAEFCKSLSALTIPGGATVISTINRSMRAYATAIVAAEYILHWLDFTASQRDTSMVKLSNPRRTSSHSSASFYNCARAGWICVQPFDGSLVLV, from the exons atgaaTTTTGTGCCCATGACCCAATTCAGGCCCAATTTCATGAACGCCGCAACACATAACTTTCATGTAACGCAACACAAATTTAGCGTCTCCGATAGCTTACACGTTTTCACCATTTTCTCTTCAGGCATGGCTTCGAAGCTCCTTCATAACCGACTAAGATCCCTCTGTAGAGTCTCACAACTCAGCAATATTCGTTACTCCAATTCCATTTTCTCCACTTCACAAAATCATGCACAATGTCGATTTTATTCGGAAGCTTCTCAACAAACTCCGTTAAATCCTCCACCACCTCCCTCACCTAATAATACCTCCAATACAACTTCTTCAACTAGTTCTCTCAATGAATTTGAACTTGCTAAATTCTCCTCCATTGCCGAAACCtg GTGGGATGCTGAAGGACCCTTTAAGCCATTACATCTGATGAACCCTACAAGACTTGCTTTCATTAGGTTCACTCTTTGTCGGCATTTCAG AAAGGATCCAAATTGCACGAGACCTTTTGAAGGACTAAAGTTTATTGATGTTGGTTGTGGAGGCGGAATTTTATCTGAG CCTTTGGCTCGAATGGGAGCTACGGTCACTGGAGTTGATGCTGTAGACAAAAATATTAAGATTGCTCGGCTTCATGCG GATTTGGATCCGCAGACTTCTTCAATTGAATATCGGTGCACAACAGCTG AAAGCCTGGTTGAAGAACAGAGACAATTTGATGCTGTGATTGCGCTTGAG GTGATTGAGCATGTAGCAGATCCTGCTGAATTCTGCAAATCACTATCAGCATTGACCATTCCTGGTGGTGCTACAGTTATATCAACAATAAACCGTTCAATGAGAGCATATGCAACAGCAATTGTTGCAGCAGAGTATATCCTAcattgg CTGGACTTTACAGCTTCCCAGAGGGACACATCAATGGTCAAGCTTTCTAACCCCAGAAGAACTAGTTCTCATTCTTCAGCAAGCTTCTATAACT GTGCAAGAGCTGGCTGGATTTGTGTACAACCCTTTGACGGGTCGCTGGTCCTTGTCTGA
- the LOC107878470 gene encoding ubiquinone biosynthesis O-methyltransferase, mitochondrial isoform X3 produces MNFVPMTQFRPNFMNAATHNFHVTQHKFSVSDSLHVFTIFSSGMASKLLHNRLRSLCRVSQLSNIRYSNSIFSTSQNHAQCRFYSEASQQTPLNPPPPPSPNNTSNTTSSTSSLNEFELAKFSSIAETWWDAEGPFKPLHLMNPTRLAFIRFTLCRHFRKDPNCTRPFEGLKFIDVGCGGGILSEPLARMGATVTGVDAVDKNIKIARLHADLDPQTSSIEYRCTTAESLVEEQRQFDAVIALEVIEHVADPAEFCKSLSALTIPGGATVISTINRSMRAYATAIVAAEYILHWDSSRRYTLSLSVHD; encoded by the exons atgaaTTTTGTGCCCATGACCCAATTCAGGCCCAATTTCATGAACGCCGCAACACATAACTTTCATGTAACGCAACACAAATTTAGCGTCTCCGATAGCTTACACGTTTTCACCATTTTCTCTTCAGGCATGGCTTCGAAGCTCCTTCATAACCGACTAAGATCCCTCTGTAGAGTCTCACAACTCAGCAATATTCGTTACTCCAATTCCATTTTCTCCACTTCACAAAATCATGCACAATGTCGATTTTATTCGGAAGCTTCTCAACAAACTCCGTTAAATCCTCCACCACCTCCCTCACCTAATAATACCTCCAATACAACTTCTTCAACTAGTTCTCTCAATGAATTTGAACTTGCTAAATTCTCCTCCATTGCCGAAACCtg GTGGGATGCTGAAGGACCCTTTAAGCCATTACATCTGATGAACCCTACAAGACTTGCTTTCATTAGGTTCACTCTTTGTCGGCATTTCAG AAAGGATCCAAATTGCACGAGACCTTTTGAAGGACTAAAGTTTATTGATGTTGGTTGTGGAGGCGGAATTTTATCTGAG CCTTTGGCTCGAATGGGAGCTACGGTCACTGGAGTTGATGCTGTAGACAAAAATATTAAGATTGCTCGGCTTCATGCG GATTTGGATCCGCAGACTTCTTCAATTGAATATCGGTGCACAACAGCTG AAAGCCTGGTTGAAGAACAGAGACAATTTGATGCTGTGATTGCGCTTGAG GTGATTGAGCATGTAGCAGATCCTGCTGAATTCTGCAAATCACTATCAGCATTGACCATTCCTGGTGGTGCTACAGTTATATCAACAATAAACCGTTCAATGAGAGCATATGCAACAGCAATTGTTGCAGCAGAGTATATCCTAcattgg GATTCTTCTCGCCGATATACTCTATCATTATCTGTGCACGACTGA